One Sparus aurata chromosome 5, fSpaAur1.1, whole genome shotgun sequence genomic window carries:
- the thoc5 gene encoding THO complex subunit 5 homolog — protein sequence MSSDALKKRKSKVLRSEGGTPEMKRGRELDQQDVRVYSEEVELDGRDPEQDYLLYKESCEGLATLMSEIQDLKANGAKEGCAEVEQKRMQSCIHFMNLKKLNRLAHMRLKRGRDQTHEAKQRVDVLHLQLQNLLYEVLHLQKEISKCLEFKSKHEDIDLVSEEEFYQEAPAEISRPHLTANDPHQLTLARLDWELEQRKRLAEKYKESLATKEKIQKSIEVKKEHLTSLQPGLNAIMQASLPVQQYLSMPFEQIQKQTEVARHLPPPLYVLFVQANAYGQACDKNLTVSISGDVDEAKALSKPPEDSQDDESDSDAEEEQEKTKRRRPTTGGQLDEKRKEMLKRHPLSLCLDLKCKDGSILHLYFYYLMNLNIMTVKTKVSTSTDLSTAISAGDLLKSDTLLSCLYTGDHGRETPNPANRYQFDKVGIVSFVDYVDELGYPYMWVQTLGGLHFPKDSSEGVRVGSSLSASQMESTMKLLRGRVQSRLALHKQFASLEHSIIPVSSECQHLFPAKIMSSLARWTAITHEDYMDLPYTRHVTDAGLAKETDLYFMTVVERGTARLHAAVVLSPRYPAVSPLFSLCLSWKGERSGRTDDNLRAMESEVNVFKSELQGPRPGHQLLTNQISRLCVCLDVYLETEGQDDGVEGPREFPREKMCLRTVRGPNRLKPFKYNHPQGFFSHR from the exons CCAAGGTTCTCCGCAGTGAAGGAGGAACCCCGGAGATGAAGCGAGGACGCGAATTGGACCAGCAG GATGTGCGTGTGTATAGTGAGGAGGTGGAGCTGGATGGCAGGGACCCTGAGCAGGACTACCTGCTGTACAAGGAGTCATGTGAGGGTTTGGCTACACTCATGAGTGAGATCCAGGATCTTAAAGCCAACGGAGCAAAAGAGGGG TGTGCCGAGGTGGAGCAGAAACGTATGCAGAGCTGCATCCACTTCATGAATCTGAAAAAACTCAATCGTCTGGCTCATATGCGACTAAAGCGAGGCAGAGACCAGACACACGAG gCAAAGCAGAGAGTGGATGTGCTGCACCTCCAGTTACAGAACCTGCTGTATGAAGTTTTGCATCTCCAGAAGGAGATCAGCAAGTGTCTGGAGTTCAA GTCTAAACATGAGGATATAGACTTGGTGTCTGAGGAGGAGTTTTACCAGGAGGCGCCAGCAGAGATTTCCAGGCCCCACCTAACTGCAAATGATCCCCACCAACTCACACTGGCACGTCTAGACTGGGAACTTGAACAGAGGAAGAG GCTGGCTGAGAAATACAAAGAGTCACTGGCAACAAAGGAGAAGATCCAGAAGAGCATCGAGGTGAAGAAGGAACATCTAACCAGCTTGCAGCCTGGACTCAATGCCATCATGCAG GCCTCTCTCCCAGTGCAGCAGTACCTGTCCATGCCATTTGAACAGattcagaaacagacagaggttGCCCGCCACCTGCCTCCACCTCTCTACGTCCTGTTTGTTCAAGCCAATGCCTATGGCCAGGCCTGTG aCAAGAACCTGACGGTCTCCATTAGTGgggatgtggatgaggccaagGCCCTGTCCAAACCTCCGGAAGATTCCCAAG ATGATGAGAGTGATTCTGATgcagaggaggagcaagagAAAACG AAGAGGAGGCGGCCGACTACTGGTGGCCAGCTGgatgagaaaagaaaggaaatgctGAAAAGGCATCCTCTGTCCCTCTGCTTGGACCTCAAGTGTAAAG ATGGCAGCATCCTCCACCTCTACTTCTACTATCTGATGAATCTGAACATTATGACAGTCAAGACCAAGGTCTCCACCTCCACAGACCTCAGCACCGCCATCAGTGCCGG GGATCTGCTGAAATCAGATACTCTGCTCAGCTGTCTCTACACTGGCGACCATGGACGTGAAACACCAAATCCAGCTAATCGCTACCAGTTTGATAAAGTCGG GATTGTTTCCTTTGTGGATTATGTGGATGAGCTGGGCTATCCCTACATGTGGGTTCAGACTCTGGGAGGACTCCATTTTCCCAAAGATTCTTCAGAG GGTGTGCGTGTGGGCAGTTCTCTGAGTGCCAGCCAAATGGAGAGCACCATGAAGCTGCTGAGGGGACGGGTCCAGTCCCGCCTGGCTTTGCACAAACAATTTGCCTCGTTAG AGCACAGCATCATCCCCGTCTCCAGTGAGTGTCAGCACCTCTTTCCTGCTAAGATCATGTCAAGTTTAGCTCGCTGGACCGCCATCACCCACGAGGACTACATG GATCTGCCTTATACACGTCATGTGACTGATGCCGGTCTGGCAAAGGAGACTGATCTGTACTTTATGACTGTAGTGGAGAGGGGCACAG ctCGTCTCCATGCCGCTGTGGTGCTGAGTCCCCGTTACCCAGCagtctctcctcttttctctctctgcctcagcTGGAAGGGAGAGCGCAGTGGACGCACTGACGACAACCTTCGT GCCATGGAAAGCGAGGTCAATGTGTTCAAAAGTGAACTACAGGGACCCCGTCCAGGACACCAGCTCCTGACCAATCAGATTTCACGCCTGTGCGTCTGCCTGGATGTGTATTTGGAGACTGAGGGTCAAGATGACGGCGTGGAAGGACCAAGAGAGTTTCCCAGAGAAAAGATGTGCTTGCGCACCGTCAG GGGTCCAAATCGCCTGAAGCCGTTCAAGTACAATCATCCTCAGGGTTTCTTCAGTCATCGCTAA